The Sphingobacterium bambusae genome includes a window with the following:
- a CDS encoding M14 family metallopeptidase — MKIGLFVFLAMLPFAAWSQLNYPTYSQLTAEIRDISTRSGAGAASIGKSFGGEAIPLIKIQAGQAAKPTLLVVAGIDGKHPAGILSAVELAKNILNLPKDSLAAVLRERSIWIVPILNPDAYKRNTASQIWLSGNARVIDNDRDGRLNEDPAQDLNGDGIISQMRVRRVSGKYLPDSGHPDYLVEADRGKGQQGIYDLYAEGRDVDQDGLFAEDGDGGVNINRNFTFDYRPFTVESGDYAASEPETRAIVDFIFDHPQIAAVLHFGLGNNLSEPETFDPRKAGERIIGSWSAKDVEVSKFVSSIYNRATSALGAAPKLAAQGGDFSNTAYYHHGKYSFATPVWWPSLQDSTKTKASAASKNGNDQFLQWATTNNVTGALLPWTKIKHPDFPEQEVEVGGVVDIFRNNPPKVFLQSATDAHTEFVLSLLNNMARLEFEPPVVTPLGDNIFRVDIRVVNTGMLSTYPEIADKIKHVSKMKAVCTLQKNQKFLSGKRLQLYPTLQGGSSQQFSWLIQGKGGVEITAGCPTAGEQTINVNL; from the coding sequence ATGAAGATAGGCCTATTCGTTTTTCTTGCGATGCTCCCCTTTGCTGCCTGGAGCCAGCTCAATTATCCCACTTACAGCCAGCTTACTGCTGAGATTCGAGACATTTCCACGCGTTCAGGAGCAGGAGCCGCCAGCATTGGAAAGAGCTTTGGAGGCGAAGCTATTCCGCTGATCAAGATTCAAGCCGGCCAAGCTGCAAAACCCACCTTGCTTGTGGTTGCAGGAATTGATGGCAAACACCCCGCGGGAATTCTGAGTGCCGTGGAACTGGCTAAAAACATATTGAATCTGCCGAAAGATTCGTTAGCCGCTGTGCTCCGCGAACGCTCCATTTGGATTGTTCCCATTTTAAATCCAGATGCCTACAAGCGTAACACCGCATCGCAAATATGGCTGTCGGGAAATGCGCGCGTCATTGACAACGATCGCGATGGTCGCTTGAACGAAGACCCGGCGCAAGACTTGAACGGTGATGGTATTATCTCTCAAATGCGTGTGCGTCGTGTCAGTGGGAAATATCTGCCCGATAGTGGACATCCGGATTACCTGGTCGAGGCTGATCGCGGCAAAGGGCAGCAGGGAATATACGACCTGTATGCAGAAGGGCGAGATGTAGATCAAGATGGTCTCTTTGCCGAGGATGGTGACGGGGGAGTAAATATCAATCGAAATTTCACCTTTGACTACAGACCATTTACAGTAGAAAGTGGCGATTATGCGGCTTCTGAACCGGAAACCCGCGCCATTGTCGACTTTATATTCGATCATCCACAAATTGCGGCCGTATTGCATTTTGGCCTTGGTAATAACCTGTCCGAGCCCGAGACATTCGATCCGCGGAAAGCGGGCGAACGCATCATTGGGTCATGGTCGGCCAAGGACGTCGAGGTATCCAAATTTGTGAGCAGTATCTACAACCGAGCCACCTCAGCCTTGGGGGCTGCGCCAAAGCTTGCTGCACAAGGTGGCGATTTTTCCAATACGGCTTACTATCATCATGGGAAGTATAGCTTTGCAACGCCAGTGTGGTGGCCTTCGCTGCAGGACTCCACGAAGACAAAAGCCAGTGCTGCATCTAAAAACGGCAATGATCAATTTTTACAATGGGCTACCACGAATAATGTGACAGGAGCCCTATTGCCTTGGACCAAAATCAAGCATCCTGATTTCCCAGAGCAAGAAGTTGAGGTTGGCGGAGTGGTGGATATCTTTAGAAACAATCCTCCGAAGGTGTTTCTACAAAGTGCAACGGATGCGCATACTGAATTTGTGCTATCCTTGTTGAACAATATGGCAAGGCTCGAATTTGAACCGCCTGTGGTCACGCCCTTGGGAGACAACATCTTTCGGGTAGACATCCGTGTGGTGAATACAGGCATGCTATCGACCTACCCCGAGATTGCAGATAAGATCAAACATGTATCCAAAATGAAAGCTGTATGTACATTGCAGAAAAATCAGAAATTTTTAAGCGGCAAGCGCTTACAACTATATCCTACACTACAAGGCGGTTCTTCGCAACAGTTTTCTTGGCTTATTCAAGGGAAAGGTGGCGTAGAGATAACTGCAGGATGCCCTACTGCAGGCGAGCAAACCATTAACGTAAACCTATAA
- the atpD gene encoding F0F1 ATP synthase subunit beta, translated as MPNIGKIAQIIGPVVDVNFADNENLPKIYDALYIEKDNGQRIVLEVQQHLGEDRVRTIAMDATEGLVRGMKVVDTGAPIKMPVGEEIKGRVFNVVGDAIDGIQNLDKSNGRPIHNVPPRFDELSTESEVLFTGIKVIDLLEPYAKGGKIGLFGGAGVGKTVLIQELINNIAKGHGGLSVFAGVGERTREGNDLLREMLESGIIKYGDHFMEGMEKGEWPLDQVDNELMKESKCTFVFGQMNEPPGARARVALSGLTVAEYFRDGDGQGQGRDVLFFIDNIFRFTQAGSEVSALLGRMPSAVGYQPTLATEMGLMQERITSTKNGSITSVQAVYVPADDLTDPAPATTFAHLDATTVLSRKISELGIYPAVDPLDSTSRILSPAVLGDEHYNTAQRVKEILQRYKELQDIIAILGMDELSEEDKLTVHRARRVQRFLSQPFHVAEQFTGLKGVLVDIKDTIKGFNMIIDGEVDEYPEAAFNLVGGIEDAIEKGKKLLAEAV; from the coding sequence ATGCCCAATATTGGTAAAATAGCGCAGATTATCGGCCCCGTAGTTGATGTCAACTTCGCCGACAATGAGAATCTTCCTAAGATTTATGATGCCTTGTACATTGAGAAAGACAATGGTCAACGCATCGTATTAGAAGTGCAACAACACTTAGGTGAGGATCGTGTTCGTACCATCGCCATGGATGCGACAGAAGGTTTGGTTCGTGGAATGAAAGTTGTTGACACGGGAGCACCGATCAAAATGCCTGTTGGTGAAGAGATCAAAGGTCGCGTATTCAACGTAGTAGGTGATGCTATTGATGGTATCCAGAATTTGGATAAATCTAATGGCCGTCCTATCCACAACGTGCCACCAAGATTTGACGAGCTATCTACCGAAAGCGAAGTATTATTTACAGGTATTAAAGTAATCGACTTACTAGAGCCTTATGCTAAAGGTGGTAAAATTGGTTTGTTCGGTGGAGCTGGTGTGGGTAAAACCGTATTGATCCAAGAGCTTATCAACAACATCGCCAAAGGACACGGTGGTCTATCTGTATTTGCTGGTGTGGGCGAACGTACACGTGAGGGTAATGACCTATTACGCGAGATGTTGGAGTCAGGCATTATCAAATATGGCGACCATTTCATGGAAGGCATGGAAAAAGGAGAATGGCCTCTAGATCAAGTAGACAACGAATTGATGAAAGAGTCGAAGTGTACATTTGTTTTCGGACAGATGAACGAGCCTCCAGGGGCACGTGCTCGTGTTGCGCTTTCTGGTCTTACAGTAGCGGAGTACTTCCGCGATGGTGATGGCCAAGGTCAAGGTCGTGACGTTCTTTTCTTTATCGATAACATCTTCCGTTTTACACAAGCTGGTTCTGAAGTATCCGCGCTATTAGGCCGTATGCCTTCAGCGGTAGGTTACCAACCAACACTTGCGACGGAGATGGGTTTAATGCAAGAGCGTATCACATCGACTAAAAACGGATCCATTACATCTGTACAAGCGGTATATGTTCCTGCCGATGACTTAACTGACCCGGCACCAGCGACAACGTTCGCTCACTTGGATGCAACAACGGTATTGTCACGTAAAATCTCTGAGCTAGGTATCTACCCTGCGGTAGATCCATTGGATTCTACATCTAGAATCTTATCACCAGCGGTATTGGGCGACGAGCACTACAATACAGCGCAACGTGTGAAAGAAATCTTACAACGTTATAAAGAACTACAAGATATCATCGCCATCTTAGGTATGGACGAATTATCGGAAGAAGATAAGCTAACGGTTCACCGCGCTCGTCGTGTACAACGTTTCTTATCTCAACCTTTCCACGTAGCGGAGCAATTTACAGGTCTTAAAGGTGTACTTGTTGACATCAAAGATACCATCAAAGGCTTCAACATGATTATCGACGGTGAAGTAGATGAGTATCCTGAAGCAGCGTTCAACTTGGTAGGTGGCATCGAAGATGCGATCGAGAAAGGCAAGAAACTATTGGCAGAAGCAGTTTAA
- the atpC gene encoding ATP synthase F1 subunit epsilon, whose product MKLTIITPDKLAYEGEVTAVTVPGSAGSFQILKDHAPIVSTLEDGKVIIQGNEGQIILVINGGVVEAKENNITVLAEGIVEE is encoded by the coding sequence ATGAAATTAACAATCATTACTCCAGATAAATTAGCATACGAAGGTGAAGTCACTGCGGTGACCGTCCCTGGAAGTGCCGGTTCTTTTCAAATTTTAAAGGATCACGCTCCTATTGTGTCTACTTTAGAGGATGGCAAAGTCATTATTCAAGGAAACGAAGGCCAAATTATTCTGGTCATTAACGGTGGAGTTGTGGAAGCCAAGGAAAATAACATCACAGTATTAGCAGAAGGAATCGTTGAAGAATAA
- a CDS encoding branched-chain amino acid transaminase, with protein MQYYNQDTYIYLNGDFVKASEAGADLFGQSLHYGYGAFEGLRAYNTHHGIRIFKAEEHFDRLQQSCEAIHLPYTWSTQQLMDATYELLEKNNLRAAYIRPLVFSGPNMHLTAATTANIMIAAWEWGPYLGQNLLRVCTSTVERPNPKSFPVEAKVSGQYVNAILASNEAIKRGFDEALLLDQDGFVAQASSENLFIEKDFKLYTPPLDQVFPGITRQTVIELCKELHIDVVEKKLSIQDVLEADSAFLSGTASEIIGIKEVNGVTYKEDWEHTIGASIQRKYKKLVLEEENYEVII; from the coding sequence ATGCAGTATTACAATCAAGACACGTACATCTATTTGAACGGAGATTTTGTGAAGGCTTCGGAAGCAGGAGCTGATCTCTTCGGGCAATCCCTTCATTATGGCTATGGCGCATTTGAAGGCCTACGGGCGTACAACACTCACCATGGGATACGCATATTCAAAGCTGAAGAACATTTTGACCGTCTACAACAATCTTGCGAGGCTATACACCTGCCCTATACATGGAGCACGCAGCAATTGATGGATGCTACTTATGAGTTGTTGGAGAAAAACAACTTACGAGCGGCCTATATACGTCCATTGGTTTTCTCGGGTCCCAACATGCACCTGACGGCAGCAACAACGGCCAACATTATGATAGCTGCTTGGGAATGGGGACCTTACCTCGGTCAGAACCTACTACGTGTTTGCACATCAACCGTCGAGCGGCCCAACCCAAAATCCTTCCCAGTAGAAGCAAAAGTCTCTGGACAGTATGTAAATGCTATTCTAGCGAGTAATGAAGCTATAAAACGCGGATTTGACGAGGCCCTATTATTAGATCAGGATGGATTTGTAGCGCAGGCATCAAGCGAAAACTTATTTATAGAAAAAGATTTTAAATTATACACCCCACCTTTGGATCAGGTGTTCCCAGGTATTACACGCCAAACCGTGATCGAGCTCTGCAAGGAGCTCCATATTGATGTTGTTGAGAAAAAACTGAGCATTCAAGATGTTCTAGAAGCTGATAGCGCTTTCTTAAGCGGAACAGCATCAGAAATCATCGGCATCAAAGAAGTTAACGGCGTTACATACAAAGAGGACTGGGAGCATACCATCGGTGCATCTATCCAAAGAAAATACAAAAAATTAGTTTTAGAAGAAGAGAATTATGAAGTCATCATCTGA
- the ilvD gene encoding dihydroxy-acid dehydratase, whose protein sequence is MKSSSDQENALNKYSRIFTQDETQPAAKAMLYGIGLTDADMEKAQVGIASMGYDGNTCNMHLNDLAQVVKKGVWGNGLVGLTFGTIGVSDGMSNGTDGMRYSLVSRDVIADSIETICGGQYYDGLIAIPGCDKNMPGAVMAMGRLDRPAIMVYGGTIAPGHYKGQELNIVSAFEALGQRLCGNLSDEDYEGIIKHTCPGAGACGGMYTANTMAAAIEALGMSLPYSSSNPAESEDKKTECTDAGKYIRVLLEKDIKPSDIMTRKAFENALRTIIILGGSTNAVLHFIAIGKSVGVDISQDDFQRMSDITPVLADFKPSGKYLMQDLHQYGGTPAVMRYLLDEGLLHGDCLTVTGKTVAENLADVKSIIDYNQPIVKPLSNPIKATGHLQILYGNLAEKGSVAKISGKEGEKFTGPARVFDGEHELVEGISTGRIKPGDVVVIKNSGPKGAPGMPEMLKPTSLIIGAGLGNSVALITDGRFSGGTHGFVVGHITPEAYSGGLIGLVEDDDVIEIDAVNNSLNLDVSDAVIAERRAKWTQPALKVSKGVLYKYAKTVADASEGCVTDL, encoded by the coding sequence ATGAAGTCATCATCTGACCAGGAAAACGCATTGAACAAATACAGTCGCATCTTTACCCAAGATGAAACGCAACCCGCTGCCAAAGCCATGCTGTATGGCATCGGGCTGACAGATGCGGACATGGAAAAGGCGCAGGTAGGCATAGCAAGTATGGGCTATGATGGAAACACCTGCAACATGCACTTGAACGACCTTGCACAGGTCGTCAAAAAAGGTGTGTGGGGGAATGGTCTGGTTGGACTTACTTTCGGAACAATAGGTGTGAGTGACGGGATGAGCAACGGTACCGACGGTATGCGGTACTCTTTGGTTTCTCGCGATGTCATTGCCGATAGTATAGAGACTATCTGCGGTGGGCAATATTATGATGGCTTGATCGCCATCCCAGGATGTGACAAAAACATGCCAGGCGCCGTCATGGCTATGGGCAGATTGGACAGACCGGCCATCATGGTCTACGGTGGAACCATCGCACCGGGACACTATAAAGGGCAAGAATTGAACATTGTCTCGGCTTTCGAAGCGCTGGGTCAACGCCTTTGCGGCAACCTATCCGACGAAGATTATGAAGGTATCATCAAGCATACCTGTCCTGGCGCTGGTGCCTGCGGTGGTATGTATACCGCAAACACTATGGCAGCAGCCATCGAGGCTCTAGGCATGAGCTTGCCCTACTCTTCCTCAAACCCTGCCGAATCCGAAGACAAGAAAACCGAATGCACCGATGCCGGTAAATACATCCGTGTATTGTTGGAGAAAGATATTAAGCCGTCCGATATTATGACTCGCAAAGCGTTCGAAAATGCGCTACGCACCATTATTATATTGGGAGGAAGCACAAATGCGGTGCTACACTTTATTGCTATTGGAAAGTCTGTGGGCGTCGACATCTCGCAAGACGATTTCCAACGTATGTCGGACATAACCCCGGTATTGGCCGACTTTAAGCCTTCCGGAAAATATCTGATGCAGGATTTGCACCAGTATGGTGGCACGCCTGCGGTGATGCGGTATTTATTGGACGAAGGCTTATTGCACGGCGACTGCCTCACGGTAACAGGCAAGACTGTGGCAGAAAACTTGGCAGACGTCAAATCTATTATCGATTACAACCAACCTATCGTCAAGCCTTTAAGCAACCCTATCAAAGCGACAGGCCACTTACAGATTTTGTACGGAAACCTCGCAGAGAAAGGATCGGTCGCTAAGATCTCCGGAAAAGAAGGCGAAAAATTCACAGGCCCTGCACGCGTTTTCGATGGTGAACATGAACTAGTTGAAGGAATCTCAACGGGACGCATAAAACCAGGCGACGTCGTCGTTATCAAGAACTCGGGACCCAAAGGCGCTCCAGGTATGCCAGAAATGTTGAAACCCACTTCCCTCATCATCGGTGCAGGTTTAGGAAATTCGGTGGCTTTGATCACCGACGGTCGCTTCTCTGGCGGAACACACGGATTTGTGGTGGGCCACATCACTCCAGAAGCGTATTCTGGCGGTCTGATCGGTCTTGTGGAAGATGATGACGTCATTGAGATTGATGCGGTGAACAACTCGTTAAACCTTGATGTGAGCGATGCCGTTATTGCCGAAAGACGTGCTAAGTGGACACAACCGGCATTAAAGGTTAGCAAAGGTGTATTGTACAAATATGCAAAAACCGTTGCCGATGCTTCAGAAGGCTGCGTGACAGATTTATAG
- the ilvB gene encoding biosynthetic-type acetolactate synthase large subunit: protein MSTLEKTETMPQQETEAKTQLSGSQAVLEALIHEGVDTIFGYPGGAIMPIYDALYDYNEKLTHILVRHEQGGIHAAQGYARTSGRVGVAFATSGPGATNLVTGLADAMIDSNPIVCVTGQVFASLLGTDAFQETDIINITTPVTKWNYQVTDATEIPSVLAKAFYIAQTGRPGPVLIDITKSAQLQLFDYEGYNKCDHIRSYRPKPIVRKEYIEQAAALINEAKKPFVIFGQGVILGQAEQDFKNFIEKGGFPAATTVMGLSALETSHPQHVGMLGMHGNYAPNVMTNECDVLIAVGMRFDDRVTGRLDKYAKQAKVIHLDIDPAEIDKNVKTTVPVWGDCKETLPLLTELLQPRDHSAWLAQFRELEKEEIKEVIHNELNPTTEVMTMGEVIRVLNELSGGDAIIVTDVGQHQMVACRYAQFNSSKSNVTSGGLGTMGFGLPAAIGAWYGAPHRDVVAIIGDGGIQMTIQELGTIMQFGAKVKILILNNEFLGMVRQWQQLFHDKRYSFVNITSPDFVAVAKGYYIDGNKISDRKDLYNALKTMLDHDGAYLLEVMVGKENNVFPMVAQGTSVSEIRLK, encoded by the coding sequence ATGAGTACACTGGAAAAAACGGAAACTATGCCTCAGCAGGAAACAGAAGCGAAAACCCAATTGAGTGGTTCGCAGGCGGTCCTAGAGGCATTGATCCACGAAGGCGTAGATACCATATTTGGTTATCCAGGTGGTGCGATTATGCCAATTTATGATGCGTTGTATGACTACAATGAAAAACTAACGCATATCCTCGTGCGCCATGAGCAAGGTGGAATCCACGCAGCTCAAGGCTATGCACGTACTTCTGGCCGTGTGGGCGTCGCATTTGCGACGAGTGGACCTGGCGCAACAAATTTGGTCACCGGCCTTGCCGATGCCATGATTGACAGCAATCCAATCGTCTGCGTTACGGGACAAGTGTTTGCTTCGCTGTTGGGAACAGATGCCTTCCAAGAGACGGACATCATCAACATCACCACGCCGGTTACGAAATGGAACTACCAAGTGACGGATGCAACCGAAATTCCTAGTGTACTGGCAAAGGCTTTTTATATCGCACAGACCGGCAGACCGGGACCTGTGTTGATCGATATTACTAAAAGTGCACAGCTGCAGCTATTTGACTACGAAGGTTACAACAAGTGTGACCATATCCGTAGCTACAGACCAAAACCGATTGTCCGCAAAGAATATATCGAGCAAGCGGCAGCTTTGATCAACGAAGCGAAAAAACCGTTCGTTATCTTCGGACAAGGCGTTATCCTTGGACAGGCGGAGCAAGATTTCAAAAATTTCATTGAAAAAGGAGGCTTCCCTGCAGCAACCACGGTAATGGGATTAAGTGCATTGGAAACCAGCCATCCGCAACATGTAGGTATGCTCGGTATGCACGGCAACTACGCCCCTAATGTGATGACCAACGAATGTGATGTGCTCATCGCGGTAGGCATGCGTTTCGACGACCGTGTTACCGGTAGACTGGATAAATATGCGAAACAAGCGAAGGTTATCCACCTGGATATCGACCCCGCCGAAATCGACAAAAATGTAAAAACTACAGTTCCTGTTTGGGGTGACTGCAAAGAAACACTCCCCTTACTCACCGAACTTCTACAGCCGCGTGACCACAGTGCATGGCTAGCACAATTCCGGGAGTTGGAAAAAGAGGAAATCAAAGAGGTTATCCACAATGAATTGAACCCAACAACGGAAGTCATGACCATGGGCGAAGTCATTCGCGTATTGAATGAACTCAGTGGTGGCGATGCCATTATTGTGACCGATGTCGGTCAACACCAGATGGTCGCCTGTCGTTATGCACAATTCAACAGTTCGAAGTCTAATGTCACCTCCGGCGGATTAGGCACTATGGGCTTTGGTCTTCCAGCAGCCATTGGCGCTTGGTATGGTGCACCTCATCGCGATGTCGTCGCCATCATCGGCGATGGAGGCATACAAATGACCATTCAGGAACTTGGTACGATTATGCAGTTTGGCGCAAAGGTGAAGATCTTGATCCTGAACAACGAGTTTTTAGGTATGGTGAGACAGTGGCAACAACTGTTCCACGACAAACGCTATTCTTTTGTCAACATCACCAGTCCCGACTTTGTTGCTGTAGCCAAAGGCTATTACATCGATGGCAACAAAATCTCGGATCGCAAAGATCTATATAACGCCTTAAAAACCATGTTGGATCATGATGGGGCCTATCTATTGGAAGTAATGGTCGGGAAAGAAAACAATGTATTCCCTATGGTTGCACAAGGAACAAGCGTATCGGAAATCCGCCTGAAGTAA
- a CDS encoding four helix bundle protein, with product MATSIDIKHRAYEFAKQVILFTSEQQYSKVYTSMIDQLIRSASSIGANLVEGYAGSSKNDFIKFYTIALKSANETKYWICLLRDTILQEQKEKLNNLLREADELSKIVATIIIKTKSND from the coding sequence ATGGCGACGTCAATCGACATCAAGCACAGGGCTTATGAGTTTGCAAAACAAGTCATACTTTTTACCAGCGAGCAACAATACAGTAAAGTTTACACGTCGATGATTGATCAACTTATAAGAAGTGCATCATCGATCGGAGCAAATCTTGTGGAGGGATACGCTGGATCGTCAAAAAACGATTTTATTAAGTTTTATACTATAGCGTTGAAATCGGCAAATGAAACCAAGTATTGGATTTGTTTATTACGAGATACGATACTGCAAGAACAAAAGGAAAAGCTAAATAATTTATTGAGAGAAGCCGACGAATTGTCAAAGATAGTCGCGACAATCATCATCAAAACGAAGAGCAACGATTAG
- the ilvN gene encoding acetolactate synthase small subunit, translating into MEKQEYTITLYTENSIGMIGRISGIFSRRKINIESLNTSPSEVENIHRFTILITESEEVVRKLCRQIEKQVEVLKAYYNTDEELIWQEQALYKVPTDVIAEKAPVERLLREYGASAVVIRNDYTVFETAGHREEIDKLTAELTKYRLIEFVRGARIAIIKDSAGFHSKLKQFEREEPAPEVVENEFLDQADKVFTM; encoded by the coding sequence ATGGAAAAACAAGAATATACCATCACCTTATACACGGAGAATTCTATCGGGATGATAGGTCGTATCTCCGGTATTTTTTCCAGAAGGAAAATCAACATCGAGAGTTTAAATACTTCTCCTTCTGAGGTAGAAAACATACATCGTTTCACCATATTGATCACCGAATCGGAGGAGGTGGTCCGTAAACTTTGTCGTCAAATTGAAAAGCAAGTTGAAGTACTTAAAGCATACTATAACACCGACGAAGAGTTGATTTGGCAAGAGCAGGCGCTTTATAAAGTGCCCACAGATGTGATTGCAGAAAAAGCTCCTGTGGAGCGCTTACTACGTGAATACGGCGCTTCAGCAGTTGTGATCCGTAACGATTACACGGTATTCGAAACCGCTGGACATCGTGAGGAGATCGATAAACTAACGGCTGAACTAACCAAGTACAGATTGATCGAGTTTGTGCGGGGTGCGCGTATTGCGATCATCAAAGACAGCGCTGGCTTTCACTCGAAGCTAAAACAGTTCGAACGCGAAGAGCCCGCTCCTGAAGTGGTGGAAAATGAATTTTTGGATCAGGCTGACAAAGTCTTTACAATGTAA
- a CDS encoding DinB family protein, with protein MDNVFNFIIDARKAFIELIDSLSIEELNEIPAGFNNNIIWNFGHIVVSTQGLCYLRTGIQSDTSSVKYLSAYAKGTKPSYTVDAEEVADLRALALSTIQQIHADYDKGVFAAITPFETSTYKTSLNSIEEVLITTAGHDNLHFGYALAQRRALSK; from the coding sequence ATGGATAACGTTTTTAATTTCATCATCGATGCACGTAAGGCATTCATCGAACTGATCGACAGCCTATCAATCGAGGAGCTGAACGAGATTCCTGCAGGATTCAACAACAATATCATTTGGAACTTCGGCCATATCGTCGTCAGTACACAAGGGCTTTGCTACTTGCGGACAGGCATACAATCTGATACTTCATCGGTAAAATACCTAAGCGCCTACGCTAAAGGTACAAAACCAAGCTATACCGTAGATGCAGAAGAAGTGGCTGACTTACGCGCATTGGCTTTGTCGACTATTCAACAAATCCATGCCGACTATGACAAAGGCGTATTTGCGGCGATTACCCCTTTCGAAACATCAACCTACAAAACCAGCCTGAACAGTATTGAAGAGGTCCTGATTACAACAGCTGGACACGACAATCTGCATTTTGGCTATGCGCTGGCGCAGCGTCGAGCATTATCAAAGTAA
- the ilvC gene encoding ketol-acid reductoisomerase produces MANYFNTLPLREQLEQLSHAEFMETAEFADGVNALKGKKIVIVGAGAQGLNQGLNLRDSGLDISYALRKEAIEQKRDSWKNATDNNFTVGTYDELIPTADLVINLTPDKQHTSVINAVMPLMKQGAALSYSHGFNIVEEGMQIRKDITVLMVAPKCPGSEVRAEYLRGFGVPTLIAVHPENDPEGKGWAYAKAYCVGTGGHHAGVLKSSFVAEVKSDLMGEQTILCGLLQTGSILSFDKMVEKGIDAGYASKLVQYGVEVITEALKHGGVSGMLDRLSNPAKIKAFQISEELKDIMRPLFQKHQDDIMSGEFSKTMMEDWANGDVNLLKWRAETGETAFEKTPAGDVKIGEQEYFDNYVLMVAFVRAGVELAFETMVEAGIKPESAYYESLHETPLIANTIARKKLFEMNRVISDTAEYGCYLFDQACKPLLADFMKKVDTDLVGKNYNEGKDGSVDNVQLVQVNEILRSHPVEVVGVKLRKAMTAMKAIKTV; encoded by the coding sequence ATGGCAAATTATTTCAACACATTACCTCTTAGAGAACAACTAGAACAGTTGAGTCATGCAGAATTTATGGAAACCGCTGAGTTTGCAGATGGCGTAAACGCTTTAAAAGGTAAAAAAATCGTAATTGTAGGTGCAGGCGCACAAGGGTTGAACCAAGGTTTAAACCTCAGAGATAGCGGTCTTGATATCTCCTACGCACTACGTAAAGAAGCTATTGAACAAAAAAGAGATTCTTGGAAGAATGCTACGGACAACAACTTTACTGTAGGAACATATGATGAGTTGATTCCAACAGCAGACCTTGTGATCAATTTAACACCAGACAAACAACATACGTCTGTTATCAATGCGGTAATGCCTTTGATGAAACAAGGCGCAGCGCTATCTTACTCGCACGGATTCAACATCGTAGAAGAGGGTATGCAAATCCGCAAGGACATTACCGTTTTGATGGTTGCACCAAAATGTCCAGGATCTGAAGTTCGCGCAGAATATTTGAGAGGCTTCGGCGTACCCACACTAATCGCGGTACACCCAGAAAACGATCCAGAAGGAAAAGGATGGGCTTATGCAAAAGCGTACTGTGTAGGAACAGGCGGACATCATGCTGGTGTATTGAAGTCGTCGTTCGTAGCCGAAGTAAAATCAGATTTAATGGGTGAGCAGACCATCCTTTGTGGACTTTTGCAGACAGGTTCGATCCTATCGTTCGACAAAATGGTAGAAAAAGGCATCGACGCGGGCTACGCTTCGAAACTGGTACAATATGGTGTTGAAGTAATCACCGAAGCCTTAAAACATGGTGGTGTAAGCGGCATGCTTGATCGTTTGTCTAACCCAGCGAAAATTAAAGCATTCCAAATTTCCGAAGAACTGAAAGACATTATGCGTCCGTTGTTCCAAAAACACCAAGACGACATCATGTCGGGTGAATTTAGCAAAACCATGATGGAAGATTGGGCAAACGGCGATGTAAACCTATTGAAATGGAGAGCGGAGACCGGCGAAACGGCATTCGAAAAAACACCTGCAGGCGATGTTAAAATCGGTGAGCAAGAATATTTTGACAACTATGTTCTTATGGTTGCTTTCGTAAGAGCAGGGGTAGAATTGGCTTTTGAAACGATGGTAGAGGCAGGTATCAAACCAGAGTCGGCTTACTATGAATCGCTGCACGAAACACCGTTGATCGCCAACACAATTGCACGTAAGAAATTGTTCGAAATGAACCGCGTGATTTCCGATACGGCAGAGTATGGTTGTTACCTATTTGACCAAGCATGTAAGCCTTTGTTGGCCGACTTTATGAAAAAGGTAGATACCGACCTTGTGGGCAAAAACTATAACGAAGGAAAAGACGGATCGGTAGATAATGTACAATTGGTACAGGTAAATGAAATCTTACGCAGTCATCCTGTAGAGGTGGTGGGTGTAAAATTGCGCAAAGCGATGACCGCAATGAAAGCCATTAAAACTGTCTAA